From the bacterium genome, one window contains:
- a CDS encoding glycosyltransferase family 4 protein, translating into MRILQVTNIISHHQLPLARCLASAPGDDNFRFAVTDPPMVERVKMGWDAEELESWLLSAGENETHRVEFEHWWDDADVVIAGYRNVSRIADRVRRGKLTFYMSERWWKPPIGIARLLHPRFAWMAYRFCRLAQSPLFHYLPMGRYAETDMRRITSFQGRMWDWGYFTDVHNPLPSYRDRDKRLRVIWAGRMLALKRVDTLVQAFSILMQQNPKARLTLIGDGPCRHELERLVQKLKLTGNVDIHSSMPVAQVRNQMRQAHVYVLPSNGYEGWGAVLNEAMSEGCAIVASEAAGAAKTMIRHGENGLLFAPGDYRRLGDMLVQLSRNESERLRLAEAGQKTISEYWSPNIAAERFLAVSDALLSKGVIPNYPTGPMSLLGQ; encoded by the coding sequence ATGCGGATTCTGCAAGTAACCAATATTATCAGCCATCATCAACTTCCACTGGCACGCTGTTTGGCGTCAGCACCGGGAGATGATAATTTTCGTTTTGCGGTAACCGATCCCCCCATGGTTGAACGTGTAAAAATGGGATGGGATGCGGAGGAGCTGGAATCCTGGCTCCTGAGCGCTGGCGAAAATGAAACCCACAGAGTTGAGTTCGAACACTGGTGGGATGATGCTGATGTGGTGATTGCAGGTTACCGTAATGTGTCCAGAATCGCTGATCGAGTGAGGCGTGGAAAACTGACTTTCTACATGTCTGAGCGATGGTGGAAGCCGCCGATAGGCATAGCGCGGTTGCTTCATCCGCGATTTGCTTGGATGGCCTATCGATTTTGTCGTCTTGCCCAATCCCCCCTGTTTCATTATTTGCCGATGGGGCGGTATGCGGAGACCGACATGCGACGTATAACGTCATTTCAAGGACGAATGTGGGATTGGGGCTATTTCACAGATGTTCATAATCCCTTGCCATCCTATCGCGATCGGGATAAGAGGCTTCGGGTAATTTGGGCTGGAAGAATGCTTGCCTTGAAACGCGTGGATACTTTGGTTCAGGCTTTTTCCATTCTGATGCAACAGAACCCCAAGGCTCGCTTAACGTTAATCGGAGATGGACCTTGCCGTCATGAATTGGAGCGGTTAGTTCAGAAGCTGAAGCTTACAGGTAACGTAGATATTCATTCCAGTATGCCGGTAGCGCAAGTCCGTAATCAGATGCGACAAGCTCATGTTTATGTGCTGCCTAGCAATGGTTATGAAGGGTGGGGCGCTGTTTTAAATGAAGCAATGTCGGAGGGATGCGCCATCGTCGCTAGCGAAGCAGCGGGAGCAGCTAAAACCATGATTCGGCATGGAGAAAATGGGTTGTTGTTTGCCCCTGGTGACTATAGGCGACTGGGAGATATGTTGGTGCAATTAAGCAGAAATGAATCGGAACGCCTGAGGTTGGCTGAAGCAGGGCAAAAGACGATAAGTGAATATTGGTCGCCAAATATAGCGGCAGAACGATTCTTAGCCGTAAGCGACGCATTGTTATCAAAGGGGGTCATCCCAAATTACCCCACTGGGCCAATGTCGCTCTTGGGCCAGTGA